The genomic window AATTCGAAGTTTACTTTGCTGTTGCAACCGCACATTTGATCTAAATCAATTGTGCGGCTTCTAATTCTATGAATTTAATATTATTTGTGCCGGCTCTTTAGGTCGCACGGTTCCAAGTCGGCCGCACGGCTGCGTCGAATCCGGCCGACGCGCTTGCCGCCGCAGGATGAAGCACCAATAAACGAGTTGACGGTTCACCGGCAAGCAACGTTGCGAAATTCGGCCTGGCGCTTCGACGGGACCTACTTGTCTCAGCCTTATCTGCCGCCCCGGCATCGGACTTATGATAGCATGTTGGCTATCGATCTAAATCAAGGTGAAGAGGGGCTGGACCTATATCTACCACGGGCTTCTACGTCAGTGAGCATCATGACGTGCGGGCTGAAAAGCGATTCTTTCGTCGGGCGATTCGAGGGGGGAACTAATGATCGCAAGGCACACCCGCCAGCTCGATAGGTCGAGGCGAGAGGCTGTAGCTTGCCCCAGACAACGTGCGCATCCCGCACGGGGCTTGCAGCCATAGATGGCCATGGACACAAGTGAAACCGACAAGGGCGTCATGTATGTGCTGTGGAAGCGCTTTGAGACGCAGCGCTACCCGAGGGTACTGGAGCCGAAGAAGAAGGTGGACGCCGGGGAGCCGCTCAGTGACGAAGACCTTGAGTTCCTGGGTCTTGCTCTATCCGACGCGAAAGAGATCCAGCCGGCGCTTGACCGTCACGCGGAATATCGTCCGCTGGTCAAATGGGCATTGTCCCTCTGCACTGCGATTACGAATCGCGCCTTGGAAAACGACCGACTGCAGTCAAAGGCTGGATCCCCGAGAAGCGATTAACGCTCAGGAATGAGTTAGTGAACTGACGGGGCTTCTCGGTAAAAAACGATCAATAGCAGCGCGCAAGTTGATTCGCGCCGAGATGCGCAAGCGCTAAGCGCTCTACGGCGAATTCATCGAGGAATGTCCCAAGCTCCTCATCGACCCGTTAACGCTGAATTGAAAAAACCGAGACGATGTTATCCCGAAATGCAAGTTCTCTTTTCCAACCTCCTCTGCGATCTCGATCGTCGCACCGTCGAGCGTGCCGATGGTGCCCGCAGTGGCACTATGAAAACGAACCGGAAAACCGCGCGGCCCTGGACCTGATTTTTTCAGAGCAGTTCAACCGCCATGAGCCGGGGATCTTCAATCCTATTGACGAAACCCTTCTCACGCACGGCGACCATTACTTGCATTTGGCCAATCTCAAGTCGTACAGTGAGACCCATGAAAGAGTGGGCCGCCTTTATGCTGACCGGCAAGGCTGGTCGAAAAAGGCCATTATCAACGTCGCGAGCTCCGGTAAGTTTTCCAGCGACCGCACCATCCTTGAATATGCTCGCGAGATTTGGGAAGCTCAGCCATGTCCGGTCGCCTAGGCGAGCATCGGTATTCTCTATAGGGTGCGGATCATGATGACGGTGACACAAGCTCAGGCGCATGTCTCGCTTGCTGTTGGGGTTCCGAGTGAGAACCCGCTTGTCTTAAGCGCCCTGGATGAGGATCTAATTCAAACGCTTTTGAGAACGCCGCCGCGTCGCTGAACTCAATGACGCCGAAAAAATTCGAACTCATCGGTATCAAGAAGCTTCTATTGCCCGTAAAGGACTTGAACCGGATGCGGACCGGCGCCCCAACGCGTGCGCTGTTCGGTGTTCTTCCGGGAACCTCGGCTAAGGGGAGCGGCCAGGATCTTGTGGACTTCCTAAAGCGGGTCCACCTTTTCGAGGGCCTCGTGGTTGGCGATCTCAGGCGCTTGGCTCGGCTCATCCACGAACGAAGCTACCGGGATGGTGAGTACATCCTCGAGCAAGGGAACCCCTGCGCGGCCATGTATGTCATCCGCAGCGGCGCCGTTGAAATCCTGAGACGAAGCCATCACGGCGAGGAAGTGGACTTGGCTACCTTGGAACCGCCTGCGCCCCTAGGGGAATATGCACTAATGGCAAACGAAGCGGTGCACTGGTTTTCAGCACGGGCTCGTGGCCCAGTCTCGATGATTGCCCTCGGACGGTCCGACCTAGACGCACTTAGTCACAACTTTCCGCTCCTGGCAAACAAAGTTTTTGCAAAACTGGCCGAGATCACCGCCCTGAGACTTCAATTGGTCGTCGAGGAGTTGACCAGCGAGCAAAAGGATTCGGAGTGACCCAGGCCGCATGGAAATCGATCGTGGCCGCAGCAGGCATAGCGCTCGCCGCATATCTGACCTGGGAGCTGCGAAGTCTGATTCTCCCCATTACGGCGGGCGGCCTGGTGGCATACGTCTGTCGTCCCCTCGTAACCGGTATGGAGCGCCTCCGTCTGCCACGTGGCCT from Burkholderiales bacterium includes these protein-coding regions:
- a CDS encoding glycogen/starch/alpha-glucan phosphorylase translates to MKKSGPGPRGFPVRFHSATAGTIGTLDGATIEIAEEVGKENLHFGITSSRFFQFSVNGSMRSLGHSSMNSP
- a CDS encoding cyclic nucleotide-binding domain-containing protein translates to MTPKKFELIGIKKLLLPVKDLNRMRTGAPTRALFGVLPGTSAKGSGQDLVDFLKRVHLFEGLVVGDLRRLARLIHERSYRDGEYILEQGNPCAAMYVIRSGAVEILRRSHHGEEVDLATLEPPAPLGEYALMANEAVHWFSARARGPVSMIALGRSDLDALSHNFPLLANKVFAKLAEITALRLQLVVEELTSEQKDSE